One window from the genome of Megalobrama amblycephala isolate DHTTF-2021 linkage group LG4, ASM1881202v1, whole genome shotgun sequence encodes:
- the map1b gene encoding microtubule-associated protein 1B yields MATLVEPVDTPAPFGGVSSTRNTASPTASTHHFDEGKYYLLVVIGELVTDERLKCAIADIEKGIRSWDTNLIDCNLDQELKLFVSRHSARFSADVRGQKILHHKSNVLETVVLINPSDEAVSTEVRLMVSDTAHHKLLVLAGQCFENTGELILQSGSFSLSNFIDIFTDQEIGELLSTIHPANKASLTLFCPEHGDWKNSNLDKHNLQDFIHMKLNSPTILPEMEGLSEFTEYLSESVEIPSPFDMLEPPTSGGFLKLSKPCCYIFPGGRGDSALFAVNGFNMLINGGSDRKSCFWKLVRHLDRVDSVLLTHIGDDNLPGINSMLQRKIAELEEEQSQGSTANSDWTKNMISPDIGVMFVNMPQNLENLEPNYRIRRNAEEASLTLQYLNKLSLKPEPLHRNIGNTVDPIILFQKMGVGKLEMYVLNPAKNSKELQYLLKEWTGSDKDKAPVLLPNGKESELPISYLSSISSLIVWHPANPSEKIIRVLFPGNSTQNNILEGLEKLKHLDFLKHPVITQKELNSNLAPTLKQAKMKHKTDSKESLKSTSKPSPSKNLHKESKEEAPEKLKIFSKTDSVETQEPTQKTEKKEKALVKKVKAGDKDIKGKIEQTPKIDTPEKKKADIKPKTIKKETKKSVEKSEADKKAEKPTPKKEEKAIKEEKVKKEEVKKEIKRRDIRKDSLLKESRKDEKKEMQKDEKEPKKDLRKAGILKKIAPSTPEAKKPAPKPKVAARGKAPGSPAKPKEKAKAKPTKKDAGELVAAPSVSDATAEEPAIEASVTDVLEAERSLMSSPEDLTKDFEALKAEEIVEDDEIVSQTKIDDDDQGEMIKHEEITPCKESPETAESLDEGIATTEAEEECGGTPGELEPNQKSNGTSEKFEDEGTGLEESSEIGDYEEKGDTEEVDEQDRAISTLKDDGEQGEQETKEGSDYDAEVPQCKNDKETELQSFDVTTPPRLSAPVSPAVSIHDETLPAGPESEVASDEENRDEPPEEYTTSGHTQSTIEISSVPTPMDEMSTPRDVLSDETTNDESDSPSQDFVRYGMATDYEQKKLSPLQDLPELDHSKSDATEGHDYHASASTISPPSSLEEDKSAKEFLTKDRFSFDSDRLTATTATLPLVRSPSGDQNVNIDHVHTGVSSPIELGTTLTGMSKGMESYSPDEKTLEGPLSPQSSGHTPYYQSPVEEKAGSLPSEKSSETQGPIIVDITSDKEYSPREASPIDEAVPMSQMGKKQSPSYEAHLSTNFELDHKTQSQTDNNDKKLATDDSSSISSAIPLLPAKVESLSDTNPFTTFKEDSKMSISEGTTSDKSGTPVDEVVAEDTFSHIASASTASLATSSLPEPTTDEVSPSLHAEVGSPHSTEVDDSLSVSVVQTPTTMQEAEVSPSKDSPRPMSISPDVSPKTAKLRMPQQETKSPEQSLSAEGGQESPEHSFALDFSKQSPDYLSAGGIQHTATENGPTEVDYSPSDGAGLMGEQHRPGEAGEKAMLFKESEITQVASASPSDASQSTPSVTTPCQIGEPREVSPNASHFSESVTPKQSPCNQSPLSPDSSLVLGRPSTSYEGTDKDKPSPSSFYEVTGMDKTEDTQNLEKTPPKAQSPSSPTVSSCFSQKTEELKLGLGTNPFTDLKSPTSPKMSSPAQLSPSSNQRDTQEKFSSSSYSCQYGESTQICDGGSIGPDTSKTILSQSRADVDLCLVTSCEYRHPKTELSPSFINPSPLEYFMNEEQPLEEEKPLAKSGGGPPPPLGGKQQNKQCEETPPTSVSESAPSQTDSDVPPGTEECPSITADANIDSEDDSETLPTDRTITYRHADPPPVTPRDPAPAPPHPDACMVDPEALKAQEASQKDERGKPKKNISSKTKSSATKSLSKTSAIKESKVSSPKKATEDKDTKNATNTSASRGVKSSTSGSTKSSSGTSVPNCPPMYMDLVYIPNHCNAKNVDAEFFKRIRSSYFVVSGNDPTAQEPSKAVLDALLEGKSQWGNNMQVTLIPTHDTEVMREWYQETHEKQQDLNIMVLASSSTVVMQDESFPACKIEL; encoded by the exons gACAAAAGATTCTGCACCACAAAAGTAATGTGTTGGAGACAGTAGTGCTCATCAACCCTTCAGATGAAGCTGTTAGCACTGAG GTACGTCTGATGGTATCAGATACAGCCCACCATAAGCTGCTTGTCCTGGCAggacagtgttttgaaaatacAGGCGAGCTGATTCTCCAATCAGGCTCCTTTTCTCTTTCCAATTTCATTGACATTTTTACAGATCAAGAG ATTGGAGAACTTCTAAGCACCATACATCCAGCTAACAAAGCCAGTTTAACCCTTTTTTGTCCTGAGCATGGTGACTGGAAAAATTCAAATCTGGACAAACACAACTTGCAGGACTTCATCCATATGAAGCTAAACTCCCCAACCATCCTTCCAGAAATGGAAGGTCTTTCTGAATTCACAGAGTACCTGTCAGAATCTGTAGAAATCCCATCTCCATTTGATATGCTGGAACCCCCAACCTCAGGAGGATTCCTAAAATTATCCAAACCATGCTGCTATATTTTCCCTGGTGGACGAGGTGATTCAGCACTGTTTGCGGTTAACGGTTTTAACATGCTGATTAATGGTGGATCTGATAGAAAGTCATGTTTTTGGAAGCTGGTACGCCATCTGGACAGAGTGGATTCTGTTCTCCTCACACACATTGGAGATGACAACCTCCCTGGTATAAATAGCATGCTGCAGCGCAAAATAGCTGAACTTGAGGAGGAGCAGTCACAGGGATCCACAGCTAACAGTGACTGGACAAAGAATATGATCTCACCTGATATTGGTGTTATGTTTGTGAACATGCCCCAGAACCTGGAAAACCTTGAGCCCAACTACAGGATTAGAAGAAATGCTGAAGAGGCATCTCTCACACTGCAGTACCTAAACAAGCTGTCTTTAAAACCTGAACCTCTGCATAGGAATATTGGGAATACAGTAGACCCAATAATACTTTTCCAGAAAATGGGGGTTGGAAAGCTTGAAATGTATGTTCTTAACCCTGCTAAGAACAGCAAGGAGTTGCAATACTTACTGAAAGAATGGACTGGTAGTGATAAAGACAAAGCCCCTGTCTTGTTGCCAAATGGAAAAGAATCAGAGCTCCCAATCTCATATTTGTCTTCCATCTCATCACTGATTGTGTGGCATCCTGCTAACCCATCAGAAAAAATCATCCGTGTTCTGTTTCCAGGCAATTCCACTCAGAATAATATTCTCGAAGGCCTAGAGAAACTTAAACACTTGGACTTCCTCAAACATCCTGTGATCACACAAAAAGAGCTTAATTCAAACTTAGCCCCTACACTGAAACAAGCAAAGATGAAACATAAGACAGACAGTAAAGAGAGTCTAAAGTCCACATCAAAACCATCCCCAAGCAAAAATCTCCACAAAGAGTCCAAAGAAGAAGCCCCCGAAAAACTAAAAATCTTTAGTAAAACTGACTCTGTGGAAACTCAGGAACCAACTCAAAAAacagagaagaaagaaaaagcacTTGTGAAAAAAGTGAAAGCAGGAGACAAGGACATTAAAGGCAAGATTGAGCAAACACCCAAAATTGACACTCCAGAGAAAAAGAAAGCTGACATTAAACCAAAAAcaataaagaaagaaacaaagaaatcaGTGGAAAAGAGTGAGGCTGATAAAAAGGCTGAAAAACCCACAcccaaaaaagaagaaaaggccATAAAAGAAGAGAAAGTGAAGAAAGAAGAGGTGAAGAAGGAAATTAAAAGACGGGACATTAGGAAAGATTCCCTGTTAAAGGAAAGCAGAAAggatgaaaagaaagaaatgcagaAAGATGAAAAAGAACCTAAGAAAGATTTGAGGAAAGCTGGTATCTTGAAAAAGATTGCCCCTAGCACACCAGAGGCAAAAAAACCCGCCCCTAAACCAAAGGTTGCAGCACGAGGAAAGGCTCCTGGAAGTCCTGCAAAACCCAAAGAGAAGGCTAAGGCTAAACCCACAAAAAAAGATGCAGGAGAATTAGTAGCAGCACCTTCTGTCTCAGATGCTACTGCTGAAGAACCTGCCATTGAAGCTAGTGTAACAGATGTTCTTGAGGCAGAGAGATCATTGATGTCTTCTCCAGAGGACCTCACTAAAGACTTTGAGGCTCTGAAAGCAGAGGAGATCGTTGAAGATGACGAAATCGTATCTCAGACCAAAATAGACGATGATGATCAAGGAGAGATGATCAAGCATGAAGAAATAACTCCTTGCAAAGAGTCTCCAGAAACAGCAGAGTCACTGGATGAAGGAATAGCAACCACAGAAGCTGAGGAGGAATGTGGTGGCACTCCAGGAGAGCTAGAACCCAATCAAAAAAGCAATGGTACCAGTGAAAAATTTGAAGATGAGGGAACAGGGTTGGAAGAGTCATCTGAGATAGGGGACTATGAAGAAAAGGGAGATACAGAGGAAGTGGATGAGCAGGACAGAGCAATATCTACATTAAAAGATGATGGAGAGCAAGGAGAGCAGGAAACAAAGGAAGGATCAGATTATGATGCAGAAGTACCACAatgtaaaaatgacaaagaaaCTGAGTTGCAGAGTTTTGATGTAACCACACCACCAAGGCTCTCTGCACCTGTATCTCCTGCTGTTTCTATTCATGATGAAACCCTACCAGCAGGTCCAGAAAGTGAGGTCGCCTCTGATGAAGAAAATCGAGATGAGCCTCCAGAAGAATACACAACATCTGGACACACTCAGTCTACAATTGAGATCTCAAGTGTTCCAACACCTATGGATGAAATGTCAACTCCAAGAGATGTATTGAGTGACGAGACAACTAATGATGAAAGTGATTCTCCTTCCCAAGATTTTGTCAGGTACGGCATGGCTACAGATTATGAACAAAAGAAACTCTCACCTCTCCAAGATCTTCCTGAATTAGATCACTCCAAGAGCGATGCCACAGAGGGGCATGACTATCATGCATCAGCTTCCACCATTTCACCTCCATCTTCACTGGAGGAAGACAAATCTGCCAAGGAGTTTTTAACTAAAGACAGATTCTCTTTTGATTCAGACAGGCTCACTGCTACCACTGCAACTTTGCCTCTTGTCAGGTCACCTTCTGGTGACCAAAACGTGAATATTGACCATGTTCATACAGGTGTATCTTCACCAATTGAACTGGGAACTACACTAACGGGGATGTCAAAAGGAATGGAATCATACAGTCCAGATGAGAAAACCTTAGAGGGTCCTTTATCTCCACAGTCCTCAGGTCACACACCTTACTACCAATCCCCAGTGGAGGAGAAAGCTGGCAGTCTACCATCTGAGAAATCATCTGAGACCCAGGGTCCTATTATTGTTGACATAACAAGTGACAAGGAATACTCTCCCAGAGAGGCTAGTCCTATTGATGAAGCAGTGCCTATGTCACAAATGGGAAAGAAGCAATCACCAAGTTATGAAGCACATTTATCAACCAATTTTGAGCTTGACCACAAGACCCAAAGCCAGACTGACAATAATGATAAGAAGTTAGCAACTGATGACAGTTCTTCAATTTCATCTGCTATACCATTGCTGCCGGCTAAAGTAGAGAGCCTGTCTGATACAAATCCTTTCACAACATTTAAAGAGGACAGCAAAATGTCCATATCTGAGGGGACCACATCTGATAAGTCTGGCACACCAGTTGATGAGGTTGTTGCAGAGGACACATTTTCTCACATTGCCTCTGCCTCAACAGCGTCACTTGCAACAAGTTCTTTACCAGAACCTACAACAGATGAGGTCTCCCCATCACTTCATGCTGAAGTGGGCTCCCCGCATTCCACGGAAGTGGATgactctctttctgtctctgttGTTCAGACTCCAACCACAATGCAAGAAGCAGAAGTCTCCCCATCTAAGGACAGTCCCCGGCCTATGTCAATCTCCCCTGATGTTTCTCCAAAAACAGCCAAATTGAGAATGCCACAACAAGAAACAAAATCCCCTGAGCAGTCTTTGTCAGCTGAGGGTGGACAAGAATCCCCAGAACACTCATTTGCATTGGATTTTAGCAAGCAGTCACCAGATTATCTATCTGCAGGAGGAATACAGCATACAGCCACTGAAAATGGTCCTACAGAAGTTGATTACAGCCCCTCAGATGGAGCTGGTCTCATGGGAGAACAGCACAGACCGGGGGAAGCTGGAGAGAAGGCAATGCTTTTCAAAGAGTCTGAAATTACCCAGGTTGCATCTGCTTCCCCATCAGATGCCTCTCAGTCCACCCCATCAGTTACAACACCCTGCCAAATTGGGGAGCCAAGAGAAGTTTCCCCAAATGCAAGTCATTTCTCAGAGTCTGTTACTCCAAAACAGTCACCCTGCAATCAGTCCCCTTTATCTCCTGACTCTTCTCTTGTTCTAGGAAGACCAAGTACTTCGTATGAAGGTACAGATAAAGATAAACCTAGTCCCAGCTCATTTTACGAAGTGACTGGTATGGATAAAACAGAGGACACACAAAATCTTGAGAAGACTCCTCCGAAGGCCCAGTCACCCTCATCGCCTACGGTGTCATCTTGTTTTTCTCAGAAGACAGAAGAGCTTAAACTTGGCTTAGGGACAAATCCCTTCACAGACTTGAAATCCCCCACTAGCCCCAAAATGTCATCTCCAGCCCAACTTTCTCCATCTTCCAATCAGAGAGACACTCAAGAGAAGTTTTCCAGCAGCTCCTACAGCTGTCAATATGGAGAATCTACTCAAATTTGTGATGGTGGGTCCATAGGGCCAGATACATCAAAAACAATCCTTTCTCAGTCACGAGCAGATGTGGACTTGTGTTTAGTGACCTCCTGTGAATACAGACATCCAAAAACAGAGCTTTCTCCATCCTTTATAAACCCCAGTCCTCTTGAGTACTTCATGAATGAGGAACAACCTCTGGAGGAGGAAAAGCCACTTGCTAAGTCTGGAGGAGGACCACCACCACCACTTGGAGGGAAACAGCAGAACAAGCAATGTGAAGAAACTCCACCAACCTCTGTAAGTGAATCAGCACCCTCTCAAACAGACTCTGATGTTCCTCCTGGCACAGAGGAGTGCCCATCAATAACTGCAGATGCAAATATTGACTCTGAGGATGACTCAGAAACACTACCAACAGATAGGACTATTACTTATCGTCATGCAGACCCACCTCCAGTCACGCCCAGAGACCCTGCTCCTGCTCCTCCACATCCTGATGCCTGCATGGTAGATCCTGAGGCCCTTAAGGCTCAGGAGGCATCCCAAAAAGATGAAAGAGGGAAGCCAAAAAAGAACATCAGCAGCAAGACCAAGTCATCTGCAACAAAGAGCTTGTCAAAAACAAGTGCCATCAAAGAGTCGAAAGTATCTTCTCCAAAAAAGGCTACAGAAGATAAAGATACCAAAAATGCTACTAATACCTCTGCATCAAGGGGAGTGAAAAGCAGCACTTCAG GAAGCACCAAGTCCAGCAGTGGAACATCAGTACCTAACTGTCCTCCAATGTATATGGACCTAGTTTACATACCAAATCACTGCAATGCCAAGAATGTTGATGCGGAGTTCTTTAAACGGATCCGATCCTCCTACTTTGTAGTCAGTGGTAATGATCCTACAGCACAGGAGCCCAGTAAGGCAGTTCTGGATGCTCTGTTGGAAGGAAAGAGCCAATGGGGAAATAATATGCAG GTCACACTGATTCCAACCCATGATACAGAAGTTATGAGGGAGTGGTACCAGGAAACCCATGAGAAGCAGCAAGACTTAAACATCATGGTTTTGGCAAGCAGCAGCACTGTGGTCATGCAAGATGAGTCTTTCCCTGCATGTAAGATTGAGCTGTGA